In Zonotrichia leucophrys gambelii isolate GWCS_2022_RI unplaced genomic scaffold, RI_Zleu_2.0 Scaffold_302_63830, whole genome shotgun sequence, the DNA window ATATTACGAATTTTACGAAAATAGAAACATTAGGAATAGAGACATTAGGAATATAGACATTATTAGGAATATAGACATTAGGAATATAGACATTAGGAACATATACTATGTTATTAACCCCAATAAACGTTGTTGTTCTATTATATGTAGTAGtttgatatatatataatctttttaaatgaaataccGAGCTTACTTAAATTGACTGCAGAATTGATAATGAGTGCACCATAAAGGTGCAGAGGAACTTGGTGGGGAAAAAGTGAGAATTATGGGTGGGAAAAGTGAGAAGGaaagggtgggaaatgtgagggacAAAATGGTGGGgaacgtgaggggagaaaagggcgggaaatatgaggggagaaaaaggctggaaaatgaAGGCGAAAAAAAGATTAAACTTTAGTGAAAAGGATGggaaatgagagaaagaaaagatatgAAACAGAAGGGGAGAAATGGTGGGAAACATGAGGGGCAAAAAGGGCAGGAAACATCAGggggagaaaatggaagaaaatgtgaggggaaaaggtgtGGGGGggatgtgaggggagaaaaggggggaaatgtgaggggagaaaaggggggaaatgtgaagggagaaaaaggcagcaaattGAAGGCAAAAAGGACAATAAACTTTGgaaatgagaggaagaaaaggcatgAAACAGAAGGGGAGAAATTGTGagaaacatgaggggaaaaaggggggaaatgtgaggggagaaaaagggggtgaaaacatgaggggaaaaaaaggtgggaaaTGGAATTCAAAAAGGAAAGTAAACTGGAgtgaaaaggagggaaatgaaaggaaggaaagataggaaacagaaggggagaaaaggtaGGAAATGTGAGGGAGAAAGGGGTGGAAAATGTGaaggaatgaaggaaggaaacgtgaggggagaaaagagcaggaaacgTGAGGGGACAAAATGGTGGGGATCATGAGGGGCCAAAAGGGCAGGaaatctgaggggaaaaaatgagaattggAAGGCGAAAAGGACAGTAAACTTGAgtgaaaagggcagaaaatgagaggaagaaaagatatGAAACAGAAGGAGAGAAATGGTGGGAAAGATGAGgggagaaaggggaaggagccatgaggggaaaaagagcgggaaacgtgaggggagaaaaggaggggggaaatgtgaggggaaagaAAGGTGGGAAATGGAAAGGCAAAAATGGAAAGTAAATTGGAGTGAAAAGGACTCACTTTATGACGGAAATTAAAGGAAGGAAAGGTACAAAACagaaggggaggaaagggaaatatgagggggaaaaagggtggaaaacatgaggggagaaaagagcgggaaacgtgaggggacaAAATGGTGGGGATCGTGAGGGGCCAAAAGGGCAGGAAATCTgtgggggaaaagtgggaattggAAGGCGAAAAGGACAGTAAACTCAAGTGAAAAGGATGGGaaatgagaagaagaaaaggtatGAAACAAGGTGAGAAAAGACGGGAAATGTCGGGggagaaaaaagcaggaaacatgaggggaaaaagggtgaaaaacgtgaggggagaaaagcgAATGAaacatgagggggaaaaaagacaggaaacaggaggaaaaatgggtgtaaaagataaagggaaaaaatgcaaataacatGAGACCAAAAGTGATGGGAAATGTGAAGGGACAGAAGGGCGGGAGGTGTGAGAGGAAAAATGGTTGGAAGCttgaggggaaaagggtgggaaatgtgagtaaaaaagaggaaaatgtgagaaaaattaccaaaaaaagaTCTCTGGGGCGCTTGGATTCCTTAATGCTGCCACGGCCAAAGCAAATCCTTGCAGTGGAttctgtgggaatttggggggtcctgctTGGTCCCTCCCAAAATCACACAGGGAGGGGCCCCCAGATTTGTTCCATTTTGGacccttttttgggggtgtctcAATTTTTTGGGGGACGGGGTCGCGCCCTTAAGACCCCAATTTTgggaggggtccccaaattCTGGGGGAGCTTGCACCCTTGGGATCCCAGTTTTGGGATAGTCCAAATATTTTGTGGGATGGTCCCTTTTTTGGCGGGGGGGGGTCACACCTTTGGGACCCCAAATTTTGGCTGCGATGGTTGCACTCCAAGGTCGTCTTTTTTAGGGAAGggtccccaaattttgggggagcCCCATTTTTGGGAGGGGGGTCTCAcctttgggttctttttttttgcaggcaTCCCTAAATTCCCAAATGTTTGGGAGGGGTCGCACCCTTGGGAACCCAAActttgggggggtccccaaaatttTAGGGGCGAGTCGCATTTTCCAGGGTCTCTTTCCAGAGGGGTGGACCtcaggtttttggggggggttctTTTACTTGGGGGGGTGTCGCTCCCTTGGGAacccaaatttttggggtttcgCACCCCTGGGACGCCAATTTTTTGTGGGGGGGGTCCCATTTTCGGGTCCCTTCACCTCGATGCCATTTTTCCGGTGGGAGGGGCGGAATTCTCGCTCTCCTCGCTGTTCCCGTTGCCATAAAAACCTCCCATTCCCATGGCAACCGCCGTTCCCCCAATATCCACCTCTCCCTCGCCGCTGTTCCCGTTACCATGGGAACTGCTCAACACCCCCACCGCTGTTCCCACGGTTGAGCTTCCTCCCCCCGCGCTGCTGTCGCCATGGAAACTCAGTATCCCTCCCTCCGCGCCGTTCCCATGGTAACCGCGCATCCGCAGTGTCCCCCCCCGCGCCGTTCCCATGGGAACGGGAACAGCGCGGGGAGGAGAAACCCCCCCCCGGGACCTGGGGCGGTTTTGGGGCGGTTTTACGGGATTTTTGGTCTATTTAGGGTCAGTCACACCCCAAAACCatgaaaagcaccaaaaaataccccaaaaaaccctaaaaccacccaaaaccctCAACCCACTCCAACCCAGCTCAAACCCTGTACACCAGCCCCaatcaccccaaacccatccgaactcccaaaccaccccaatccctaaacccacccaaacccagctcaaaCCCCTAAAGCCAGCCAACACCTAAACCTCCAAATCCACCAAAcctccaaaacccacccaaatccacccaaaacccGCCCCAAAACCCCTAAACCCACCTGAAACACAGCTCAAACCCcataaaaccaccccaaacccacccaaaacccaTCCTAAACctccaaaacccaacccaaatcaccccaaatccctgcccaaATCCACCCTAACCCctaaaacccaccccaaatccccctaaacccaccccaaatcccccaaaacccaacccaaatccctccaaccgcccccaaacccaccccaaatcccccaaaacccaacccaaatccccgcaaacccaacccaaatcaccccaaactccctaaacccaccccaaaacccctaaacccaacccaaacccaccccaaacccccccaaacccaacccaaaaccccctcacatccatcccaaatcaccccaaactccctaaacccaccccaaatccccaaaacccacccccaaTCCACCTAAACCCACCtcaaatcaccccaaattccccgaAACCCAACCCagatcaccccaaatcccccttaaCCCACTCCAAACCCACCCTAACCCCTAAaactcaccccaaatcccccccccaaatccccccaaacccccaacccCTAAACCCCTCAAcccaacccccaaaatccccccaaaacccctcaaatccccccccaaaaccaactccaaaacccccaacataaacccccaaaaccttccaaaaaccgcctcaaatccccccaaaaccacctcagatCCCCCCAAACCGCCTCAAATCCCCCCCtcaaaaccccctcaaaccccccaaaacccctcagctccccaaatctcccccaaaaccccctcaaattCTCCCAAAACCAActcaacccccccccccaaaaaccacctcAGGACCCTCCCAAAACCACCTCCAACTCCTCCAAAACCCCCTCAGCTCCtcaaaatctcccccaaaaccccctcaaatccccccaaaaccaactcaaatcccctcaaaatcaactcaaaatcatcccaaaactaactcaaaaccaccccaaaaccccctcagctcctcaaaatctcccccaaaccatctcaaattcccccaaaaccacctcagatccccccaaaccccctcaaatccccccctcaaaaccccctcaaaccccccaaaacccctcagccccccaaaatctccttgAAACCTCCTGAAACCCAtctaaaaccccccaaacctccccaaaaccatctcaaagccccccaaaaccccctcacgaccccccaaaaccccctcaaataCCCCCAAACCACCTCAAACCTCCCCAATTCCTTTCCGTCTCCCCCAAAACCGCCtcaacaccccccaaaaaaccctcagctcctcaaaatctcccccaaaaccccctcaaattcccccaaaaccaactcaaacccccccaaaaccccctcagatccccccaaaatcacctcaaaccaccccaaaaccacctcaaaccttccaaaaaccacctcaaattgccccaaaaccacctcagatCTCCCCAAAACCAACTCAAAACCCCCCCtcaaaaccccctcaaaccccccaaaacccctcagccccccaaatctcccccaaagCCAACTCAAAACCACTCCAAAACCCCTcagctccccaaaatctcccccaaaaccccctgacGCCCCCCGAACCCCGCCAGGAGTGGTTCACGGTGTACGAGCACAACCGGCCCCTGCGCTGCACGGCCTCGGAGCTGGTGATGGGCAACGAGTACCTGTTCAAGGTGTTCAGCGAGAACCTGTGCGGGCTGAGCGAGAAACCGGGGCTGTCCTGCAACACGGCCGTCATCCCCAAAGCGGGTACCCCCAAATTCGGGGCGTTTGGGGGGGGTTTGAgatggttttggggggatttgggggggtttgaggtggttttggggggttcgAGGTAGTTTTGGGGGGGCTCAGTGAGAAACCGGGGCTGTCCTGCAACACGGCCGTCATCCCCAAAGCGGGTACCCCCAAATTCGGGGGGTTTGagatgggtttggggggatttgggggtgtttgaggtgtttttgggggggtttgatttggttttggggggtttgaggtgattttggggatgtttgaggtggtttgaggtggttttgaggtacatttggggggattttggttCAGTTTTTGTGGATTCAGGAAGATCCCTgtgacccccaaacccacccaaaacccaaacgCCAAATTTTGCCATTAATTGCATCTtgtgatttttaattaattgagAATTAATAATTTAGAGTGTTCAACAGGGAATATTAAAATTGTAAAGCATTTTTAGGGGCTCACCCACACTTTGTGCCCTCACCTTGATTAAACGCCCCCTTATTCCAACCTGGGGGTGGGACCCCAACCCTTGATCACCCCCAaagtgtttttggggtgcccctaACCCAAAAGTatccccaaaacacaaaactcaaattttgaggggttttggggcagtttaaggtggatttggggtggtttgaggtgattttggggtgatttgaggtggttttggggtgcatttggggggattttagtTCAGTTTTTGTGGGTTCAGGGAGATCCCtgtgacccccaaaccccccaaattctgCCATTAATTGCGTCTtgtgatttttaattaattgagAATTATTAATTTAGAGTGTTCAACAGGGAATATTAAAATTGTAAAGCATTTTTAGGGGCTCACCCACACTTTGTGCCCTCACCTTGATAAAACCCCCCCTTATTCCAACCTGGGGGTGGGACCCCAACCCTTGATCCCCCCCAGATGTTTTCGGGGTGCCCCTAACCCGCTGTGGCCCCCCCAGAGCTGCGGCTGAAGCCCCCCCAGTACCAGGAGCACGATTTCCGCTCGGCGCCGCAGTTCCTGACGCCGCTGGTGGATCGCAGCGCCGTGGCCGGATACTCCACCGCCCTCAACTGCGCCGTCAGGGGGCACCCCAAGGtctggggggggtttggggggaccccCGGGGGTGGGCAGCCTGAgattgggggggtttgggtggagatttggggtgctgggtgggttttggggtgtcccaatGGGGCTGTGGATGCATCCCCAGgtctgggtgtttttggggtggtttaggGGTACCTTGAGGTATTTTCGGGgtgcattttggggttccctgaccgtgtcccccccccctcccagcccaaggtGGTGTGGCTGAAGATCCAGGTGTGGGGTTCACCTAgagagggtttttggggtgtcccaatGGGGCTGTGGATGCATCCCcaggtttgggtgtttttggggtgccctgggctATTTTTGGGGTGCATTTCTGGGCTCCCCTGACCGTgttcccccctcccagcccagggtggtgTGGCTCAAGATCCAGGTGTGGGGTTCACCTGAGGAAGGGTTTTCGGGGTGTCCCAATGGGGCTGTGGATGCATCCCcaggtttgggtgtttttgggtggttttgggctgtttttggggtacCCTGGGCTGTTTTCGGGGTTCATTTCGGGGTTCCCTGACCGTGTCCcccccctctcccagcccaaggTGGTGTGGCTCAAGATCCAGGTTTGGAGTTCACCtggggaggggttttggggtgtcccaatGGGGCTGTGAACTCAGCCCCGGgtctgggtgtttttggggtgccctgggccATTTTCGGGGTGCATTTCGGGGTTCCCTGACCGTGtccccccctcccagcccaaggtGGTGTGGCTCAAGAACCAGATGGCCATCGGGGATGACCCCAAGTTCCTGGCGCGGCACAGCCAGGGGGTGCTGACGCTGCTGATCCGCAAGCCGGGGCCCTTCGACGGCGGCACCtacacctgcagggctgtcaaCGAGCTGGGCGAGGCCCTGACCGAGTGCCGCCTCGAAATTCGGGGTGAGGGGCGCCCCAACATGGGCCGGGGGTCCCCACAATCACGGGGGGGGTCCCAAGAATCgcgggggggtccccaaaatcgGGAGGGGTTCCCAAAGTTTTGGAGGGGAGGATGTGAATACCGTTGTGAACACCTGGGGGCGGAACGGCCAGGGGAAGaaggggcaccccaaaatttgggggaggTCCTGATCGATTTTGGGATGAAGGGGTCCCCAAAATGAGGGGGGTCCCAAAATCATTGGGGTCCCCAAAATCGGGGGGGGTCCCAAAATTTTGGAGGAAGTCGTGAATAGCTGGGGGAGGGTTGTGGTTCCTGGGACTGATTTTGGGATAAGGGggctccccaaaattggggggggtccccaaaatcgGGAGGGGTTTCCAGAATTTTGGGTGGAGGTTGCAAATACCATTGTGAACACCTGGGGGAGGAACGGCCATGGGGAGaaggggcaccccaaaatttgggggaggTCCTGATCGATTTTGGGATGAAGGGGTCCCCAAAATGAGGGGGGGTCCCAAAATTTTGGAGGAAGTCGTGAATAGCTGGGTAAGGGTCGTGGTACCTgagatgattttggggtgagggggatccccaaaattggggtggtccccaaaatctgggggagGCCCTgactgattttggggtgagagAGTCCCCAAAAtgagggggggtccccaaaatggGAAGGCGTCCCCAAAATCAGGGTGGGTTTCCAAAATTTTGGGAGAGGTCGTGGATATTTGGTGAATATCTGAgactgattttggggtgaggggatccccaaaattggggtgggggtccccaaaatctAGGGGAGGTCCtgagtgattttggggtgaggggatccccaaaatgagggggggtccccaaaatcacagggggtccccaaaatcgGGGGGGTTCCCAAAATTTTGGAGGAAGTCGTGAATAGCTGGGGGAGGGTTGTGGTACCTgagatgattttggggtgagggggctccccaaaattggggggatccccaaaatctgggggagATCCTGatagattttggggtgagggggtccccaaaatcaTGGAGGgtccccaaaattttgggaggAGATCATGAATACCTGGGGAGGGTTTGTGATTACCAGAGGGAGAAAGGGCTCTCCAAAATTTGGGGGAGCTCCTCAGGATTTCAGGGGGtcccccaaaatttttgggGTACCTTGGGAGGGGTTCCTGATATTGGGGTGGGGGcattgtgggtttgggggggaattGAAGTCCCCTCAATGTTTTGTCTCTCCCTTCACAGTGCCCCAGTGATGGTGACAAAAAATGGTGAGGGGGTGCTTCATTTGGGGtgctattaattttaattaattaattttaatcaaTTAATGAATTAAAACCTCCCCTATGTAATTAGGGGGTTTGATTGGGAAGTTTAATTGGGGTGTATTTAATTGGTGGGGTTTGGTTGGGAGGATTAATTGGGGGGTTAAATAGAAGGGTTTTACTTGGGTTTAATTGGGGTGTTTTAATTAAGGGGTTTAATTAGTGGTTGCTTTAATTGGGGGAGATTAAATGGAGATGTTTAATTAGGGATGTTAATCAGgggtgttttgcggagaaaagaagaaacctcacaacttgtaaaagttgtaaagcccggtatgctttattatgactcgcgccggacgcaagactccccaaaagggcatgcgtgcccctggagactccgagtcccctttttatccccccttccaaatgcatatgcatacagtttcaaattaagttcatacatattcattccacatgacatttagcactaattcttctttatcgaaggaattcctaagtcgggggcagattgacttcgtggtttttctgtttttctttctctgtctccttgctgtctctggaacgcggcctctccttcagctttagctccacagacccttcacctctcctagacactttacctagttcaggatggatattctgtctcattcccccctttcctaggaaataagtaaattcttttacttaaggaaaatttccactacaataagtgtcttttagcgctttaccatgtacatttgacaaagaggttagtacggctattcgttgtagcattctACAGTtctaaattaacaatgtaatagataatcctaagcttatcccaactaatattagtaaaactagaatagggtggcacaacttatcaaagattccatttgcagttggtgatcacccaaagatcacatctcaccagtgattatccgtattttattctttgtagaactctggttatttcttttgtaccatgttggacagtaattaaggttttctttccactttctcggatttctttcaagacttctaataggtcttggtgcttaattaattgttttaccaatgtaaggttcaccccgataggggtaggtggtagtctgtgatacattgtgtaattggctgtaatcagctggtgggatgttactggtaccaaatacaaaaaatcacacccaataatcttaacaaaattacaaatacaaatacagagattagaatggtttctactagacagaataaaatcattgctattaatttgtacagcagcacaagcagttctcaaacatacacccttttccagt includes these proteins:
- the LOC135441462 gene encoding myosin-binding protein C, fast-type-like; its protein translation is METQYPSLRAVPMEWFTVYEHNRPLRCTASELVMGNEYLFKVFSENLCGLSEKPGLSCNTAVIPKAELRLKPPQYQEHDFRSAPQFLTPLVDRSAVAGYSTALNCAVRGHPKPKVVWLKNQMAIGDDPKFLARHSQGVLTLLIRKPGPFDGGTYTCRAVNELGEALTECRLEIRVPQ